One genomic window of Aptenodytes patagonicus chromosome 3, bAptPat1.pri.cur, whole genome shotgun sequence includes the following:
- the TATDN3 gene encoding deoxyribonuclease TATDN3 isoform X3 — protein MAAAVGLVDCHCHLAAPCFQTDVAAVVRAAQQAAVSALVVVSEQAGEFRDVVALSERFPGFVFPCLGVHPVQEVSPEEQRSVTLKDLDAAWPLIELYKDKLVGIGEVGLDFTPRFASTDEQKEGQRQVLIKHIELARRLDLPLNVHSRSAGRPTINLLKEQGATKVLLHAFDGKLSVAMEGVKAGYFFSIPPSIIRSEQEICSQLAKLQIFEKLRLSQGAPSKEVAKLLEDGIEAEACETVTSGKYMLGN, from the exons ATGGCGGCGGCAGTAGGGTTGGTGGACTGCCACTGCCACCTCGCCGCGCCCTGCTTCCAGACG GACGTGGCGGCTGTGGTGCGGGCGGCGCAGCAG GCGGCGGTGTCGGCGCTGGTGGTGGTGTCGGAGCAGGCGGGGGAGTTCCGGGACGTCGTGGCGCTGTCGGAGAG ATTCCCAGGGTTTGTTTTTCCATGCCTGGGAGTTCACCCGGTTCAAGAGGTTTCGCCAGAGGAGCAGCGCAGTGTTACTTTGAAG GATCTGGATGCTGCATGGCCGCTTATAGAACTCTACAAAGATAAATTGGTGGGGATCGGAGAA GTTGGACTAGATTTCACTCCCAGATTTGCCAGCACAGATGAACAGAAGGAAGGACAAAGACAGGTTTTGATCAAGCACATTGAGTTAGCAAGAAGATTGGATTTGCCTTT AAATGTTCATTCCCGCTCAGCTGGAAGACCAACCATTAATCTCTTAAAGGAACAAG GTGCTACAAAGGTGTTGCTCCATGCATTTGATGGGAAGCTATCTGTAGCGATGGAAGGGGTGAAAGCTGGATACTTCTTCTCCATTCCTCCTTCCATTATAAGGAGTGAACAG GAAATCTGCTCACAATTGGCTAAGTTACAGATCTTTGAAAAACTGCGATTATCACAAGGTGCACCCAGCAAAGAAGTGGCTAAATTGCTTGAAGACGGCATTG AAGCAGAAGCTTGTGAAACTGTTACCTCTGGAAAATATATGCTTGGAAACTGA
- the TATDN3 gene encoding deoxyribonuclease TATDN3 isoform X1, producing the protein MAAAVGLVDCHCHLAAPCFQTDVAAVVRAAQQAAVSALVVVSEQAGEFRDVVALSERFPGFVFPCLGVHPVQEVSPEEQRSVTLKDLDAAWPLIELYKDKLVGIGEVGLDFTPRFASTDEQKEGQRQVLIKHIELARRLDLPLNVHSRSAGRPTINLLKEQGATKVLLHAFDGKLSVAMEGVKAGYFFSIPPSIIRSEQKQKLVKLLPLENICLETDSPALGPEKQVRNEPKNIYIAAEYIAKIKGIPVEEVIEVTTQNALKVFPKLWNFLQI; encoded by the exons ATGGCGGCGGCAGTAGGGTTGGTGGACTGCCACTGCCACCTCGCCGCGCCCTGCTTCCAGACG GACGTGGCGGCTGTGGTGCGGGCGGCGCAGCAG GCGGCGGTGTCGGCGCTGGTGGTGGTGTCGGAGCAGGCGGGGGAGTTCCGGGACGTCGTGGCGCTGTCGGAGAG ATTCCCAGGGTTTGTTTTTCCATGCCTGGGAGTTCACCCGGTTCAAGAGGTTTCGCCAGAGGAGCAGCGCAGTGTTACTTTGAAG GATCTGGATGCTGCATGGCCGCTTATAGAACTCTACAAAGATAAATTGGTGGGGATCGGAGAA GTTGGACTAGATTTCACTCCCAGATTTGCCAGCACAGATGAACAGAAGGAAGGACAAAGACAGGTTTTGATCAAGCACATTGAGTTAGCAAGAAGATTGGATTTGCCTTT AAATGTTCATTCCCGCTCAGCTGGAAGACCAACCATTAATCTCTTAAAGGAACAAG GTGCTACAAAGGTGTTGCTCCATGCATTTGATGGGAAGCTATCTGTAGCGATGGAAGGGGTGAAAGCTGGATACTTCTTCTCCATTCCTCCTTCCATTATAAGGAGTGAACAG AAGCAGAAGCTTGTGAAACTGTTACCTCTGGAAAATATATGCTTGGAAACTGACTCTCCTGCTCTGGGGCCTGAAAAACAG gtgagaaatgaaccaaaaaatatttacattgctGCAGAATATATTGCCAAAATTAAAGGAATTCCAGTTGAAGAAGTTATAGAAGTGACTACACAGAATGCACTGAAAGTATTCCCCAAACTTTGGAACTTTCTTCAGATATAG
- the TATDN3 gene encoding deoxyribonuclease TATDN3 isoform X2 encodes MAAAVGLVDCHCHLAAPCFQTDVAAVVRAAQQAAVSALVVVSEQAGEFRDVVALSERFPGFVFPCLGVHPVQEVSPEEQRSVTLKDLDAAWPLIELYKDKLVGIGEVGLDFTPRFASTDEQKEGQRQVLIKHIELARRLDLPLNVHSRSAGRPTINLLKEQGATKVLLHAFDGKLSVAMEGVKAGYFFSIPPSIIRSEQQKLVKLLPLENICLETDSPALGPEKQVRNEPKNIYIAAEYIAKIKGIPVEEVIEVTTQNALKVFPKLWNFLQI; translated from the exons ATGGCGGCGGCAGTAGGGTTGGTGGACTGCCACTGCCACCTCGCCGCGCCCTGCTTCCAGACG GACGTGGCGGCTGTGGTGCGGGCGGCGCAGCAG GCGGCGGTGTCGGCGCTGGTGGTGGTGTCGGAGCAGGCGGGGGAGTTCCGGGACGTCGTGGCGCTGTCGGAGAG ATTCCCAGGGTTTGTTTTTCCATGCCTGGGAGTTCACCCGGTTCAAGAGGTTTCGCCAGAGGAGCAGCGCAGTGTTACTTTGAAG GATCTGGATGCTGCATGGCCGCTTATAGAACTCTACAAAGATAAATTGGTGGGGATCGGAGAA GTTGGACTAGATTTCACTCCCAGATTTGCCAGCACAGATGAACAGAAGGAAGGACAAAGACAGGTTTTGATCAAGCACATTGAGTTAGCAAGAAGATTGGATTTGCCTTT AAATGTTCATTCCCGCTCAGCTGGAAGACCAACCATTAATCTCTTAAAGGAACAAG GTGCTACAAAGGTGTTGCTCCATGCATTTGATGGGAAGCTATCTGTAGCGATGGAAGGGGTGAAAGCTGGATACTTCTTCTCCATTCCTCCTTCCATTATAAGGAGTGAACAG CAGAAGCTTGTGAAACTGTTACCTCTGGAAAATATATGCTTGGAAACTGACTCTCCTGCTCTGGGGCCTGAAAAACAG gtgagaaatgaaccaaaaaatatttacattgctGCAGAATATATTGCCAAAATTAAAGGAATTCCAGTTGAAGAAGTTATAGAAGTGACTACACAGAATGCACTGAAAGTATTCCCCAAACTTTGGAACTTTCTTCAGATATAG
- the LOC143158515 gene encoding putative deoxyribonuclease tatdn3-A, with translation MNEAGVRSSVPVTEQENAFERVTGLAERTWNLSSRSSRNTQISWWPLARHVFALSRNVHPCSAGRQTIAFLKEEGVQDVLLHNFAGRQSVTLEGVQAGYYFSFPPAVTRHDQLIKQIPLQNVCLKTDPPSLAPNKEVFSNLHDSMILYICKSPRDLTRWRNNLCAAKDNCSKESLENAWSAFPTQEFQQGQSLLVSG, from the exons ATGAACGAG GCTGGGGTTCGATCCTCTGTTCCCGTTACAGAGCAGGAAAACGCATTTGAGAGAGTCACTGGCTTAGCAGAAAG GACGTGGAATCTGTCCTCCCGCTCTTCAAGAAATACACAGATAAGCTGGTGGCCATTGGCAAG GCATGTGTTTGCATTGAGCAGAAACGTGCATCCTTGCTCAGCTGGCAGACAAACGATTGCTTTCCTGAAGGAGGAAG GTGTTCAAGACGTACTGCTCCATAACTTTGCTGGGAGACAGTCTGTCACTCTGGAAGGGGTACAAGCtggctattatttttcttttcctccggCTGTTACAAGGCATGATCAG TTAATTAAACAGATTCCACTGCAGAACGTTTGCTTGAAGACTGATCCCCCTTCCCTTGCTCCAAACAAAGAG gtcttttccaacctacatgattctatgattctgtatatATGTAAGAGTCCCAGGGATCTCACAAGATGGAGAAACAATTT GTGTGCTGCAAAAGACAACTGTTCGAAAGAGTCTTTGGAGAACGCTTGGAGTGCTTTCCCAACACAGGAGTTCCAACAAGGACAGTCCCTCTTGGTGTCTGGCTGA
- the FLVCR1 gene encoding choline/ethanolamine transporter FLVCR1 has translation MVEDGGEEEAEGESGEMPAAAAAVPRLQRCNGFLPGKEAEDGGRAAPAGGGERAAAAETETETEAEAMLSAGGGRVETRLSRRRLAVLAVFSCYSLVNAFQWIQYSILSNVFAGFYGVSFTQIDWLSMVYMVAYVPLILPATWLLDARGLRLTALLGAGLNDLGAWLKCASLAPDRYPLTLAAQAVCAVAQVFILGLPSRIASVWFGPTEVSTACAVAVLGNQLGTAIGFLLPPVLVPNTPNDIELMAHNISIMFYGTAIVSTLLFFLTGVVFEEKPKYPPSHSQAVLQTVPPEDYSYKQSIINLFKNIPFVLLLISYGIMTGAFYSVSTLLNQMIVTHYEGEEVNAGRIGLTLVVAGMVGSIICGLWLDYTKTYKQTTLIVYILSFIGLLVFTFTLDLGYLIVVFVTGGVLGFFMTGYLPLGFEFAVEITYPESEGTSSGLLNASAQIFGIVFTLVQGKLTTNYSPRAGNLFLCAWIFVGIILTALIKSDLRRHNVNSGIMNLDVKAVPVDSPVEPESTTLKIQSAL, from the exons ATGGTGGAGGACGGCGgcgaggaggaggcggagggggaGAGCGGGGAGatgccggcggccgccgccgccgtgccccgCCTGCAGCGTTGCAACGGCTTCCTCCCCGGCAAGGAGGCAGAGgacggcgggcgggcggccccggcgggcggcggggagcgggcggcggcggcggagacGGAGACGGAGACCGAGGCCGAGGCCATGCTgtcggcgggcggcggccgggtgGAGACGCGCCTGTCGCGGCGGCGGTTGGCGGTGCTGGCCGTCTTCAGCTGCTACTCGCTGGTGAACGCTTTCCAGTGGATCCAGTACAGCATCCTCAGCAACGTCTTCGCCGGCTTCTACGGCGTCTCCTTCACGCAGATAGACTGGCTCTCCATGGTCTACATGGTGGCCTACGTGCCGCTGATCCTGCCCGCCACCTGGCTGCTGGACGCCCGTGGCCTGCGCCTCACCGCCCTGCTGGGCGCCGGCCTCAACGACCTGGGCGCCTGGCTCAAGTGTGCCAGCCTGGCCCCCGACCGGTACCCCCTCACCCTGGCGGCCCAGGCCGTCTGCGCCGTCGCCCAGGTCTTCATCCTGGGGCTGCCCTCACGCATCGCCTCCGTCTGGTTCGGCCCCACCGAGGTCTCCACCGCCTGCGCCGTGGCCGTGCTGGGCAACCAG CTTGGCACTGCAATTGGCTTTTTGTTGCCACCTGTTTTGGTTCCAAATACACCTAACGATATTGAGCTAATGGCACATAACATCAGCATCATGTTCTACGGAACAGCTATAGTGTCCACGCTTTTGTTCTTCTTAACAGGAGTTG tgtttgAAGAAAAGCCCAAATACCCTCCTAGTCACTCTCAGGCAGTCCTGCAAACTGTGCCTCCCGAGGATTACTCCTACAAGCAGTCGATTATTAACTTGTTCAAAAATATTCCATTTGTACTTCTGCTGATCAGTTACG GTATTATGACTGGGGCATTTTATTCTGTCTCCACGTTATTAAACCAGATGATAGTAACTCATTATGAG GGAGAAGAAGTGAACGCTGGGAGAATTGGCTTGACACTGGTGGTGGCAGGAATGGTGGGTTCGATTATTTGTGGTTTGTGGCTGGATTACACTAAAACATACAA GCAAACTACTTTGATTGTTTACATTCTCTCTTTCATTGGATTGCTGGTATTTACTTTCACCCTGGACCTCGGATACCTTATAGTAGTGTTCGTGACTGGAGGAGTACTTGG GTTCTTCATGACTGGCTATCTCCCACTTGGGTTTGAATTTGCTGTGGAAATTACATACCCAGAGTCTGAAGGCACTTCCTCAGGTCTCCTTAATGCATCAGCACAG ATATTTGGAATTGTCTTTACACTTGTTCAAGGAAAACTCACAACAAACTACAGTCCTCGTGCAGGAAACCTCTTTCTTTGTGCTTGGATTTTTGTGGGCATTATCTTAACAG ccttaataaaatcagatttgCGAAGACACAATGTGAATTCAGGGATTATGAATTTGGATGTTAAAGCT gtACCAGTTGACAGTCCTGTAGAACCTGAAAGTACTACATTAAAAATTCAGTCGGCTTTATAA